Proteins encoded within one genomic window of Misgurnus anguillicaudatus chromosome 18, ASM2758022v2, whole genome shotgun sequence:
- the ubr7 gene encoding putative E3 ubiquitin-protein ligase UBR7: MAANDGEEATVSLVDVLEEDEELENEASAVLGGSDSEKCSYPEGYVKRQALYACNTCTPKGGEPAGLCLACSYKCHEGHDLFELYTKRNFRCDCGNDKFGEMECKLFADKDKFNSGNKYSHNFFGMYCTCDRPYPDPEDEVPDEMIQCVSCEDWLHGRHLGCVVPDCVELQEMICETCMNKAPFLWTYAADIAVPFITKVSPCKEEEDVKVELDDEEEKKIKEENPKSPVDEKVQVNGTSCKRKHQDEIEGSSEEGSCSGCKLKEMKASGRSRTQQGAVFWPSAWRTKLCLCADCKLLYADAGVSFLTDETDTVLAYENKGKSTEQAEQAGAAEGRDPLMSALNNLNRVQQLEIIHEYNDMKTELKDFLQRFAAEGKVVTPEDIRDFFEQQQSRKRRRANAGQFYCS, from the exons ATGGCGGCAAATGATGGAGAGGAGGCTACAGTATCTCTGGTGGACGTGTTAGAAGAAGACGAAGAGCTGGAGAACGAAGCCTCTGCTGTTCTCGGTGGCAGTGATTCAGAAAAATGCTCATATCCAGAG GGTTATGTAAAGCGTCAGGCTCTGTATGCCTGTAACACCTGTACACCAAAGGGAGGAGAACCAGCTGGACTCTGTCTAGCATGTTCTTACAAGTGCCATGAAGGCCATGATCTTTTTGAGCTTTATACCAAGAG GAACTTCCGATGTGATTGTGGAAATGACAAGTTTGGGGAAATGGAATGCAAGCTATTTGCG GATAAAGATAAATTCAATTCAGGGAACAAATACAGCCACAATTTCTTTGGCATGTATTGCACATGTGACAGACCCTACCCAGATCCAGAGGATGAG GTTCCAGATGAGATGATCCAGTGTGTCTCGTGTGAGGACTGGCTTCATGGTCGG CATTTGGGTTGTGTAGTGCCAGATTGTGTGGAGCTACAGGAAATGATTTGTGAGACTTGCATGAATAAAGCACCTTTCCTTTGGACATACGCTGCAGATATAGCAG TGCCATTCATAACAAAAGTCAGTCCATGCAAAGAAGAGGAGGATGTAAAGGTGGAACTTGATGATGAAGAAGAGAAGAAGATTAAAGAGGAAAACCCAAAGAGCCCTGTGGATGAGAAG GTCCAGGTCAACGGGACATCCTGTAAGCGGAAACACCAGGATGAAATTGAAGGTTCCTCAGAGGAGGGCTCGTGCTCAGGTTGCAAGCTGAAAGAGATGAAGGCTTCAGGAAGGAGCCGGACACAGCAGGGTGCCGTTTTCTGGCCTTCTGCCTGGCGCACCAAACTCTGCCTCTGCGCTGACTGCAAG CTCCTTTATGCAGATGCAGGAGTGTCATTTCTCACAGATGAGACCGATACGGTCCTGGCATATGAGAACAAGGGCAAGTCCACAGAGCAGGCCGAACAAGCGGGTGCGGCCGAGGGCCGTGACCCCTTGATGTCAGCCCTAAACAACTTGAATCGTGTTCAGCAGTTGGAGATCATCCATG AGTATAATGACATGAAGACAGAACTGAAGGACTTCCTGCAAAGATTTGCTGCAGAAGGCAAG GTGGTGACGCCCGAGGACATTCGGGACTTTTTTGAACAGCAGCAAAGCCGTAAGAGACGAAGAGCCAACGCAGGCCAGTTTTATTGCAGCTGA